CAGCAACTGCAGCGTTACGAGCCTCATGTTGATTTTTCATAGTTTATTTTAGCAGGGCTTGCTGTCAGTGTGCAGTCTCCGTTTCAAGATTTATATTCTACGGGATCTTTTTATACCCCCGTCATATAATCGCCCTATTATAAGTCTTTGTTTTCCCCTGTGATGAAACTGGAGGAAGTACTACCGATCTGTTTACAAACAGATCAGAAGGGGAGGACACGCGGCATACCGCTGCATTCTCACGCTTCAAATTTCCATGGCTGTCATACAGTTTTTCTCATCCGTGCGTTCAGTGTAATATTTGAGGACAATTGATTAACAATTGACAAAACCTTGGGAAGTGAGGCATCGACAGTGTTGCCATTACACAGCCTACAACAGGTATTGTCCAGTGGGAGAATTATGATTGCAGCTCACATCTATGTGACACATTGGACCCGGCAGACCTGGAAACGAGTCGATCATGGGAGACGACATCTTTACTGCTGTGGAGTTCATGCTACTGTCACCCTTTTTGCATGATGGCGATATTGATGATTATTGTAGATGACCTGACTGTGACTTGAAGTGCGAGCGTAGAGTTTCCCAGTTGCTGTGTAATCTGAGCTATGGATCGTGACAGCTGGGGAGGGAAGAGGCAACAAGTTCGGAAATAAACCGCTGCCTTTCCCTCTCTTAGTCTCTCTTGGAGTTTATACTGACATAAAGGGCAACCAAGGAGGACGGCGTGATGACAACAGGCTGTGAATGTGAGGTTTTGGGttggttgttattttttttagactACTGGAATAACTTCATGGATATCTGCgataaaatcaaatgaaatgtttaagACAGAAAATGCTACACCGTCTTAGGAAAGATTAACCATTggttacaggaaaaaaaaaaaaaaattgaaatgttGCAAAGCTTGTTATCCCTCATGGAATGCCTCGTGGGAATTTAAATTCATCTGGCACAGCGTCCACTTGGACTTAAGGATGAACTGATTCGAATTTGGTGATTAAAGGGCAAAGGTCACaagtcactgtgacctcacataACTCGAGGATTCATACGCTGATTACACACAAATAGAGATACAGCGGACCAAGATCAACAAAACTTGATAAAGTCAAATTATTTATACAAACATATACAGCCATGAGCCAGTAGTTGTAGCAGTTGGCACAGTTGAGCCTATTTCCAATGTTTCTCCCGCTCCTGTTGGGAAATATCAATCAGGCAAAATTCCTCACTAACTCCATTTCTCGTCTATGTTTCCATGCAGTGCGGTGTAATGAGGAGAAACACCTGATGAAAGACTTGTTCACGGGCTACAGCAAGAATATTCGCCCGGTGGTTCATCCTGAAGACAAGGTGCAGGTTCAGATCAAGATGACCCTCACTAACCTCATCTCTCTGGTGAGGGCTCAACTCGTACAACGTTTGGCTGGAACTGCTCCGAAcagcaaatacacacatttttaagatAGGTGCATGACCGCAAGTTCACCATTAATTCCCACAGGACGATAGCGTTAATCGTGATTCCTGGTGGGTTTAGATACGACGATGATCACGCTGTTAGCTCACTGCAGGATTAACTTAGCAGTGCTTCTTCTTAACTTATACCACAGAATGAAAAGGAGGAGACGCTTACGACCAATGTGTGGATTGAGATTGTgagtttttcctctctttatattttgttgttgtgtattttgGTATTGATGGAGACTtattatgcttttttgtttatttccctttccttaattattatcatttatttttttttacattggttTCTATGCATGTAAAAGGTTTtgttaaaaagcccaaagtcgGTGTGTTGTGTCGGGTGTGTGTAAACTGACCAATAAGTGCAGACTGGGCTGCAGCACAGGACAGTGTGAGAaacctgatgtgtttttgagatTTAAAGCTTGTGAATTATATTATGAACCTGAatatgagcataatatgtctccctTAAAGACTCAGCCCCTCTCACTTTTTCAGCCTTCAGTTGTGTCTAGCTTTCACGACACAGGTGACCTTTCTCTCAAATGTCATCCACAGCAATGGATTGATTATCGTCTTGCCTGGAACGCATCCGATTATTATGGAATTGAGATTATTCGTGTCCCGTGCAACACTGTTTGGCTTCCTGACATTGTCCTTGAGAACAAGTAAGGCTGCAACAAAGAGCCATTACatcgtttttttgttgttgtccgGCATTAACAGTTTCTGTTCCTTATCCTCACTCTCTGCAGCATTGATGGCAAGTTTGATGTGGCTTACTATGCCAATGTGTTGGTAAGCAACAATGGCGGGATGTACTGGCTGCCACCTGCTATCTATCGAAGCACATGTGCCATAGAGATCACCTACTTCCCGTTCGATTACCAGAACTGCACGCTAGCTTTCAGGTGTGGTACAATTCCATCATTTCTTAATATATGTACTATATATAATTGCCGATTTATTAGTTTGTGCTATTTCGTACATTCCTCGTCCTATGATGGGCTTCTCTGGTGATTTAAAGGCAAGACACCTGCTCATAGAACTGGAGTTACATCCAGGTTGCcacttttttctgttctaatCCATCCTCATTGCCACGACCTCCAGATCCCAGACATACAGTGCCAATGAGGTTGACCTCATCTTGGCTgttggagagacagaggagactaTCGAGTGGGTGGACATCGATCCGGAGGCTTTCACAGGTACAGTTCATCCGCGATCATTAAACTCCAATATTCAAACACGCAATTCATCTACAGCTTCCGATGTTCCCACCCTTCAGAGAACGGTGAGTGGGCCATCGTCCATCGTCCAGGCAGGAAGATGATCAACAAACGGTATTCCCCGGATGACCTAGAGTACCAGGAGATCCTGTTCAATCTGATCATCCAAAGGAAGCCCCTCTTCTACGTCATCAACATCATCCTGCCCTGCTCCCTCATCTCTTCACTGGTCGTACTGGCCTACTTTCTACCTGCACAAGGtcttcagtagtttttttttaataccctACAACTATTATTCATAGAGTGGTGTTTCAAAAAGGGCATTATTATTGAACTAGCTTCTGAAGTGCCTGAAATGCCTCATCCTAGCCCCGCCTTTCATTCCGTGTCTTCGTGACATCACGCTATGTCACTatgtcatacatttgcataatttgtgCCTAGCTGatagtttggcatgtaagaacTGATTTTGACGGTTGCTCTATTGTTGGTGATGGtactggctcaggcatgtgtgagctgaccaatcagagcagaccggGTATtcaggaagggggggggggcttaaagagacagagcaTTTCAGATGAAGGGGGGAATAGAGTATTGCTGCACTGAACAGTGTGAGTaaactggtgtgttttttgaacgTTAAAGCATGTTAAcgtattctagtagtaacccaacaTAAAACTATTCACCTGAATATTACTATAATACTGTATAGTGTGCGTACAGGGAATGTGCTCAAAGTATTGGGTCCTTAAACTGGTTTGATTATTGCATTTGGTTTGGTCCTTCTCCTAAGTCTCTATTGTCGTCTTCACAGCTGGGGGACAAAAGCTGACTGTGTCCATCTCTGTCTTGCTGGCTCAGACTGTCTTCCTCTTTCTTATTGCTCAAAAGATCCCTGAGacatctctctctgttcctctcatTGGCaagtgagtcagtgtgtgttcaatGCTGACCTCTGCTGGGGGTATCTGGTCTTTAATAATTACGTCTTCAGCCCCCTGTCCAACACAGatctcctc
This genomic window from Sparus aurata chromosome 13, fSpaAur1.1, whole genome shotgun sequence contains:
- the chrne gene encoding acetylcholine receptor subunit epsilon isoform X3 codes for the protein MKDLFTGYSKNIRPVVHPEDKVQVQIKMTLTNLISLNEKEETLTTNVWIEIQWIDYRLAWNASDYYGIEIIRVPCNTVWLPDIVLENNIDGKFDVAYYANVLVSNNGGMYWLPPAIYRSTCAIEITYFPFDYQNCTLAFRSQTYSANEVDLILAVGETEETIEWVDIDPEAFTENGEWAIVHRPGRKMINKRYSPDDLEYQEILFNLIIQRKPLFYVINIILPCSLISSLVVLAYFLPAQAGGQKLTVSISVLLAQTVFLFLIAQKIPETSLSVPLIGKYLIFVMSVTTLIATNQIVVLNFSLRSPNTHTMSYSIKHLFLEMVPRFLGMSPLLEEGEVTAEVNGVRERRRSSFGLMQRAEEYVLKQPRSEMMFDKQRERHGLTRSVVDNIDVSSTANLYKSLAQAAPEIKQCVDACNFIAESTRQQNDIGSEIESWVLIGKMIDKVCFWAAILLFIIGTVGIFLTGHFNQAPDFPFPGENKKYVPS
- the chrne gene encoding acetylcholine receptor subunit epsilon isoform X1, producing MMAAHGFGIFLGVVAILGTLVVQVRCNEEKHLMKDLFTGYSKNIRPVVHPEDKVQVQIKMTLTNLISLNEKEETLTTNVWIEIQWIDYRLAWNASDYYGIEIIRVPCNTVWLPDIVLENNIDGKFDVAYYANVLVSNNGGMYWLPPAIYRSTCAIEITYFPFDYQNCTLAFRSQTYSANEVDLILAVGETEETIEWVDIDPEAFTENGEWAIVHRPGRKMINKRYSPDDLEYQEILFNLIIQRKPLFYVINIILPCSLISSLVVLAYFLPAQAGGQKLTVSISVLLAQTVFLFLIAQKIPETSLSVPLIGKYLIFVMSVTTLIATNQIVVLNFSLRSPNTHTMSYSIKHLFLEMVPRFLGMSPLLEEGEVTAEVNGVRERRRSSFGLMQRAEEYVLKQPRSEMMFDKQRERHGLTRSVVDNIDVSSTANLYKSLAQAAPEIKQCVDACNFIAESTRQQNDIGSEIESWVLIGKMIDKVCFWAAILLFIIGTVGIFLTGHFNQAPDFPFPGENKKYVPS
- the chrne gene encoding acetylcholine receptor subunit epsilon isoform X2; the protein is MTTGCELRCNEEKHLMKDLFTGYSKNIRPVVHPEDKVQVQIKMTLTNLISLNEKEETLTTNVWIEIQWIDYRLAWNASDYYGIEIIRVPCNTVWLPDIVLENNIDGKFDVAYYANVLVSNNGGMYWLPPAIYRSTCAIEITYFPFDYQNCTLAFRSQTYSANEVDLILAVGETEETIEWVDIDPEAFTENGEWAIVHRPGRKMINKRYSPDDLEYQEILFNLIIQRKPLFYVINIILPCSLISSLVVLAYFLPAQAGGQKLTVSISVLLAQTVFLFLIAQKIPETSLSVPLIGKYLIFVMSVTTLIATNQIVVLNFSLRSPNTHTMSYSIKHLFLEMVPRFLGMSPLLEEGEVTAEVNGVRERRRSSFGLMQRAEEYVLKQPRSEMMFDKQRERHGLTRSVVDNIDVSSTANLYKSLAQAAPEIKQCVDACNFIAESTRQQNDIGSEIESWVLIGKMIDKVCFWAAILLFIIGTVGIFLTGHFNQAPDFPFPGENKKYVPS